A genomic window from Silene latifolia isolate original U9 population chromosome 11, ASM4854445v1, whole genome shotgun sequence includes:
- the LOC141612859 gene encoding putative F-box/FBD/LRR-repeat protein At5g44950, protein MEEHQRWSSLPDDIVFKIISHLNFPKDQFVITISTTIFSIKQLYGSDRNAYNVYEPCCWTIFDNLFNLFTSPVIATFYLSLHASFYKQPLCWPIIDTWAKRLRARNIRHFTIKKFGGYRFLKPVWLPSIFRMHSLLSLTLYFHFKEISWTDQLSMVLLPNLKKLHLVSSNYGLMEELISRCPSLEDLSLILNHDPQKNSISITSKKLKRLYINLHYYYYVSSSILNVILDAPILEHYRYVAGSILSMEMLDSILNVKSLALRAQPDQLKFYNSPKKTVFPNLSHLTLSFPSKIYLKIFDEQLLCCPNLKVLKLHFIIYDPREMILNEDVKFVLLEPVKRLEVYMNDYQFSKQMANLVIWLLRSAKVLEKLVLSSHDLFSYSNSAKSQFFQTLFECVESTLRCQIELLGGYKLD, encoded by the coding sequence ATGGAAGAACACCAAAGATGGAGCTCCCTTCCGGACGACATCGTCTTCAAAATTATCTCCCACCTTAATTTTCCTAAAGATCAGTTCGtcataacaatttcaacaactaTTTTCAGCATCAAACAGCTATACGGAAGTGACAGAAATGCATACAACGTTTATGAGCCTTGTTGCTGGACCATCTTCGATAACCTCTTCAACTTATTCACCTCACCCGTAATCGCCACTTTCTATCTTAGTCTTCACGCTAGCTTCTATAAACAGCCTCTTTGCTGGCCTATCATCGATACATGGGCTAAAAGACTACGTGCTCGTAACATCCGACACTTCACTATCAAAAAGTTCGGTGGTTATCGATTTTTGAAACCCGTGTGGCTACCAAGTATTTTTCGAATGCATTCGTTGTTATCACTTACATTGTATTTCCATTTTAAAGAGATTTCTTGGACTGATCAACTTTCCATGGTTCTTCTTCCGAACCTCAAGAAACTTCATCTAGTTTCGTCTAATTATGGACTTATGGAAGAGTTAATAAGTCGTTGCCCGTCACTTGAAGACCTATCCTTGATCCTTAATCACGATCCTCAGAAAAATTCAATATCAATCACAAGCAAGAAATTAAAGCGATTATACATAAatctacattattattattatgtgtcGTCGTCTATCCTTAATGTTATTCTTGATGCTCCAATATTAGAGCATTATAGATATGTTGCTGGTTCTATATTATCAATGGAGATGTTGGATTCGATTTTGAATGTCAAGTCGCTTGCACTACGTGCCCAACCGGATCAGCTGAAGTTTTACAATAGTCCTAAGAAGACCGTCTTCCCAAATTTGAGTCATCTTACGTTATCTTTTCCTTCTAAAATATATCTAAAAATATTTGACGAACAATTGTTGTGTTGTCCCAATCTGAAGGTTCTTAAGCtacattttattatttatgaCCCCAGGGAGATGATTTTGAATGAAGATGTCAAATTTGTGCTACTTGAACCAGTGAAGCGCTTGGAGGTGTATATGAACGACTACCAATTTAGCAAACAAATGGCGAATCTCGTGATATGGTTGCTAAGAAGTGCCAAGGTTTTGGAGAAGCTTGTTCTTAGTTCACATGACCTTTTTTCTTATTCTAACTCGGCAAAATCTCAATTTTTTCAAACTTTATTTGAGTGTGTAGAGAGTACTTTGCGTTGTCAAATCGAACTTCTAGGAGGTTATAAGCTAGACTGA
- the LOC141612860 gene encoding F-box/FBD/LRR-repeat protein At5g18770-like, whose product MDQNPSSELSAERKRWSSLPDDIISNILSRLDLPQNLVITISDTTFNITQSNKVKNIPKIIPILDNIFTVFTTPLIKTVSLHLHRDSYTHLSLDRAIDSWARQLRCSNVEHFKSTSNSRHYHKGGQVDAPSVFQIQSLVSLDLDLSTGGFAWTFPDSINLPNLKKLSSIFFNDDVKCIEKFMSSSPSLEDLSFTLIKESGCPKPSADGSLTIVGTNLTRLSITLHGFYGFEDFTRLNLHVDTPKLEHFNFTAPQLALSYNQIIRQFIDSISHVNSLVFDIAYNMMMPSSNPNIKTIFPNVTHLTWTLGRFERLETLPLLLPCPKLEVLVLKCVNSDNDVGVIPDAKTTLYEHMKRLELNMTRVRFDEEFLKLTKYFLRSASCLEKIVLNASFTCTYDNYHLAEAARFHRSLLDCPRRSSFCEIEFLGVYHSLIYPPNFDSD is encoded by the coding sequence ATGGATCAAAACCCTAGCAGCGAACTAAGCGCAGAACGCAAAAGATGGAGCTCCCTTCCGGATGACATAATCTCCAACATCCTCTCTCGCCTCGATCTTCCTCAAAACTTAGTCATTACGATTTCCGACACTACTTTCAACATCACACAATCGAATAAAGTGAAGAATATACCCAAAATAATTCCCATTCTTGATAACATCTTTACCGTATTCACCACACCCTTAATCAAGACCGTCAGTCTACATCTTCACCGTGACTCGTATACACATCTTAGTTTAGACCGCGCTATCGACTCATGGGCTCGTCAACTACGTTGTAGTAATGTCGAACACTTCAAGAGTACATCGAATAGTCGTCACTATCACAAGGGAGGTCAAGTGGACGCACCAAGCGTTTTCCAAATCCAATCGTTGGTATCACTTGACTTGGATTTAAGTACTGGTGGATTTGCATGGACTTTTCCTGATTCAATTAATCTTCCAAATTTGAAGAAACTTAGTTCGATTTTCTTCAACGATGACGTTAAATGCATTGAAAAGTTTATGAGCTCTAGCCCATCACTTGAGGACTTGTCCTTCACACTTATTAAAGAATCTGGATGCCCTAAACCTTCTGCAGACGGGTCTCTAACCATCGTGGGTACGAATTTAACCCGATTAAGTATTACATTACATGGATTCTATGGTTTCGAGGACTTTACTCGTCTTAATCTTCACGTCGATACCCCAAAACTAGAGCATTTCAATTTTACCGCTCCTCAGTTAGCTTTGTCATATAATCAAATAATAAGGCAGTTCATCGATTCGATTTCACATGTCAACTCGCTTGTATTCGATATCGCTTATAATATGATGATGCCTTCCAGTAATCCTAATATTAAGACTATCTTCCCTAATGTGACTCATCTTACTTGGACTTTGGGTCGATTTGAACGATTGGAAACTTTACCTTTATTGCTACCTTGTCCGAAATTGGAGGTTCTTGTGTTAAAATGTGTAAATTCTGACAATGATGTGGGTGTAATTCCGGATGCCAAAACCACGTTATATGAGCATATGAAGCGGTTAGAGTTGAATATGACCAGGGTTCGATTCGACGAGGAATTTTTGAAGCTGACGAAATATTTCCTGAGGAGTGCATCGTGTTTGGAGAAGATCGTCCTAAATGCTAGCTTTACGTGTACTTATGATAATTATCACTTAGCAGAAGCAGCTCGATTTCATCGATCTTTATTGGATTGTCCAAGGCGTTCATCGTTCTGTGAAATCGAATTCTTAGGAGTATATCATTCTCTTATTTATCCACCAAATTTTGATTCTGACTAG
- the LOC141610940 gene encoding uncharacterized protein LOC141610940 isoform X1, translating to MAAIHLLRSQISLLNSSKFKLIRPSINSLIIHNQQHLRPIHSIIPKSSPKEPASESSPGGWRTFSNPQSKPTDSIKSVGRNRQNGSKNQHIQHHRNPNFSRHFRPINSITPKSSPEKRVEVSGESTNSIKSVGRNGEDGSKNRVIRRDNRRNSVGSNGEEGSKNQNPNFSRRFLLRVLKRKKASCVGSNGEEGSKNWVREGRQGTCELRNKFGTLNKFSVSENETSENIMKLSGLPEQMVGHNAPVHPITSESSPEKPASEPRCGGWSIFSNAQSKHTDSIKSVGSNGEEGSRIRVNLSSVSENETSENRMRSSSLPEHNAPVHPVTPNSFPESPLIHVKGASEESTSEPSYRGWSIFSSPPSNPTNSIKGVGSSGENETSENMMKSCSLPEQMVGHNAPVRLMDVNPGINHMEWRIRLSGLLGLEVNRVLGGGVVPGSLILVGGDPGVGKSTLALQMAALIAESCDVGGAAPVLYVSGEESVKQIKNRADQLSIDTEDLFLYSSTVIEDILEKVQLLSPRALVVDSIQSVYLNEVAGSPGGLMQVKECTSALLRFAKKTNIPVLLIGRVNKNGEIAGPRVLEDIVDVVLYMEGEKHPSHRLLRSVKNRFGSTDELGVFEMSESGLEAVSNPSEMFLSEEHSDSENLVGLAVAVIIDGSLSFLVKVQALCVSRPGVSRLANGVQLSRAGLILSVLKNQLGLKLDDHSIFLNVISGISLTETSGDLAVAVAICSSFLEFPLPNRVAFIGEIGLGGELLMVPRIKKRVITLAKLGYKKCVVPESAEKALGAISSEIQIIGCKNLKEVIDKVFRRLDY from the exons ATGGCAGCAATTCATCTACTTCGTTCACAAATTTCCCTTCTTAATTCTTCCAAATTCAAACTTATTCGCCCTTCAATTAACTCTCTAATCATCCACAATCAACAACATCTCCGCCCAATTCATTCAATTATCCCCAAATCATCACCCAAAGAACCAGCTTCTGAGTCTAGCCCTGGGGGTTGGCGAACCTTCAGTAATCCTCAGAGTAAACCTACAGATTCAATTAAGAGTGTAGGTCGTAATCGGCAAAACGGGTCGAAGAATCAACACATTCAACAccatcgaaaccctaatttctcccGTCATTTCCGCCCAATTAATTCAATTACCCCCAAATCATCACCTGAAAAACGGGTCGAAGTATCGGGTGAATCTACAAATTCAATTAAGAGCGTAGGTCGTAATGGGGAAGACGGGTCGAAGAATCGGGTGATTAGGAGAGATAACAGAAGGAATAGTGTAGGTAGTAATGGGGAAGAGGGGTCGAAgaatcaaaaccctaatttttcccgTCGTTTTCTGTTGAGGGTGTTGAAGAGAAAGAAGGCAAGCTGTGTAGGTAGTAATGGGGAAGAGGGGTCGAAGAATTGGGTAAGAGAAGGAAGGCAGGGAACCTGTGAATTACGTAATAAATTTGGGACTTTGAATAAGTTTTCGGTGTCGGAAAACGAGACTTCTGAGAATATAATGAAGTTGTCTGGGTTGCCTGAGCAAATGGTTGGGCATAATGCACCGGTTCATCCAATTACCTCCGAATCATCACCTGAAAAACCAGCGTCTGAGCCTAGATGTGGGGGTTGGTCAATCTTCAGTAATGCGCAGAGTAAACATACGGATTCAATTAAGAGTGTAGGTAGTAATGGGGAAGAGGGGTCGAGGATTCGAGTGAACTTGTCGTCTGTGTCGGAAAATGAGACTTCTGAGAATAGGATGAGGTCGTCTTCGTTGCCCGAGCATAATGCACCGGTTCATCCAGTTACCCCCAATTCATTTCCCGAATCGCCTCTCATCCACGTCAAGGGTGCATCGGAAGAATCAACTTCTGAACCGAGCTATAGGGGTTGGTCAATCTTCAGTTCTCCTCCGAGTAACCCAACAAATTCAATTAAGGGCGTAGGTAGTAGTGGGGAAAACGAGACTTCTGAGAATATGATGAAGTCGTGTTCATTGCCTGAGCAAATGGTTGGGCATAATGCACCGGTTAGGTTGATGGATGTGAATCCAGGGATTAACCATATGGAATGGCGTATTCGATT GTCTGGCTTGCTCGGATTGGAAGTTAATAGGGtgcttggtggtggtgttgtgccAG GCTCGTTGATTTTGGTTGGTGGTGATCCTGGTGTGGGCAAAAGTACATTGGCATTACAG ATGGCTGCACTTATAGCAGAAAGCTGTGACGTTGGAGGAGCAGCGCCTGTGCTCTACGTATCCGGTGAAGAG AGTGTTAAGCAAATTAAAAATAGAGCAGATCAGCTGAGCATCGATACAGAGGACCTTTTCCTTTATTCAAGCACTGTTATTGAG GATATTTTAGAAAAGGTGCAACTGCTTTCCCCACGTGCTCTTGTTGTTGATTCCATTCAATCTGTGTATCTAAATGAGGTGGCTGGAAGTCCTGGCGGGTTGATGCAG GTGAAGGAATGTACTTCAGCATTGCTTCGTTTTGCAAAGAAGACAAATATCCCTGTTTTATTG ATTGGACGtgtgaacaaaaatggagaaattgCCGGACCTCGTGTTCTGGAGGACATAGTTGATGTCGTTTTATATATGGAG GGAGAAAAGCACCCATCACATCGATTGCTTCGTTCTGTTAAAAACCGTTTTGGCTCCACTGATGAG CTGGGAGTTTTTGAAATGTCAGAATCTGGACTAGAAGCTGTCTCAAATCCTAGTGAGATGTTTTTAAGTGAAGAACATTCAGATTCAGAGAACTTAGTTGGGCTTGCTGTTGCTGTAATTATCGATGGGTCTCTATCATTTCTTGTTAAAGTTCAG GCTTTATGTGTTTCCAGACCTGGTGTTAGTAGGCTTGCTAATGGTGTTCAACTAAGCAGAGCTGGTTTAATTCTTTCG GTTCTTAAGAATCAACTGGGACTAAAGCTTGACGATCAT AGCATTTTCCTGAACGTAATAAGTGGGATTTCTCTGACGGAGACTTCTGGAGATCTTGCTGTGGCAGTGGCAATTTGTAGCAG CTTCTTAGAGTTCCCTCTTCCTAATCGTGTGGCATTTATCGGAGAAATTGGCCTTGGTGGCGAGCTTCTAATG GTTCCAAGAATAAAAAAGAGAGTTATTACATTGGCGAAACTTGGATATAAGAAGTGTGTTGTTCCCGAATCAGCTGAAAAAGCTCTAGGAGCCATTAGCTCTGAAATTCAGATAATCGGCTGCAAGAATTTGAAAGAAGTCATTGATAAGGTTTTCAGGAGACTAGATTATTGA
- the LOC141610940 gene encoding uncharacterized protein LOC141610940 isoform X2 yields the protein MAAIHLLRSQISLLNSSKFKLIRPSINSLIIHNQQHLRPIHSIIPKSSPKEPASESSPGGWRTFSNPQSKPTDSIKSVGRNRQNGSKNQHIQHHRNPNFSRHFRPINSITPKSSPEKRVEVSGESTNSIKSVGRNGEDGSKNRVIRRDNRRNSVGSNGEEGSKNQNPNFSRRFLLRVLKRKKASCVGSNGEEGSKNWVREGRQGTCELRNKFGTLNKFSVSENETSENIMKLSGLPEQMVGHNAPVHPITSESSPEKPASEPRCGGWSIFSNAQSKHTDSIKSVGSNGEEGSRIRVNLSSVSENETSENRMRSSSLPEHNAPVHPVTPNSFPESPLIHVKGASEESTSEPSYRGWSIFSSPPSNPTNSIKGVGSSGENETSENMMKSCSLPEQMVGHNAPVRLMDVNPGINHMEWRIRLSGLLGLEVNRVLGGGVVPGSLILVGGDPGVGKSTLALQMAALIAESCDVGGAAPVLYVSGEESVKQIKNRADQLSIDTEDLFLYSSTVIEDILEKVQLLSPRALVVDSIQSVYLNEVAGSPGGLMQVKECTSALLRFAKKTNIPVLLIGRVNKNGEIAGPRVLEDIVDVVLYMEGEKHPSHRLLRSVKNRFGSTDELGVFEMSESGLEAVSNPSEMFLSEEHSDSENLVGLAVAVIIDGSLSFLVKVQTWC from the exons ATGGCAGCAATTCATCTACTTCGTTCACAAATTTCCCTTCTTAATTCTTCCAAATTCAAACTTATTCGCCCTTCAATTAACTCTCTAATCATCCACAATCAACAACATCTCCGCCCAATTCATTCAATTATCCCCAAATCATCACCCAAAGAACCAGCTTCTGAGTCTAGCCCTGGGGGTTGGCGAACCTTCAGTAATCCTCAGAGTAAACCTACAGATTCAATTAAGAGTGTAGGTCGTAATCGGCAAAACGGGTCGAAGAATCAACACATTCAACAccatcgaaaccctaatttctcccGTCATTTCCGCCCAATTAATTCAATTACCCCCAAATCATCACCTGAAAAACGGGTCGAAGTATCGGGTGAATCTACAAATTCAATTAAGAGCGTAGGTCGTAATGGGGAAGACGGGTCGAAGAATCGGGTGATTAGGAGAGATAACAGAAGGAATAGTGTAGGTAGTAATGGGGAAGAGGGGTCGAAgaatcaaaaccctaatttttcccgTCGTTTTCTGTTGAGGGTGTTGAAGAGAAAGAAGGCAAGCTGTGTAGGTAGTAATGGGGAAGAGGGGTCGAAGAATTGGGTAAGAGAAGGAAGGCAGGGAACCTGTGAATTACGTAATAAATTTGGGACTTTGAATAAGTTTTCGGTGTCGGAAAACGAGACTTCTGAGAATATAATGAAGTTGTCTGGGTTGCCTGAGCAAATGGTTGGGCATAATGCACCGGTTCATCCAATTACCTCCGAATCATCACCTGAAAAACCAGCGTCTGAGCCTAGATGTGGGGGTTGGTCAATCTTCAGTAATGCGCAGAGTAAACATACGGATTCAATTAAGAGTGTAGGTAGTAATGGGGAAGAGGGGTCGAGGATTCGAGTGAACTTGTCGTCTGTGTCGGAAAATGAGACTTCTGAGAATAGGATGAGGTCGTCTTCGTTGCCCGAGCATAATGCACCGGTTCATCCAGTTACCCCCAATTCATTTCCCGAATCGCCTCTCATCCACGTCAAGGGTGCATCGGAAGAATCAACTTCTGAACCGAGCTATAGGGGTTGGTCAATCTTCAGTTCTCCTCCGAGTAACCCAACAAATTCAATTAAGGGCGTAGGTAGTAGTGGGGAAAACGAGACTTCTGAGAATATGATGAAGTCGTGTTCATTGCCTGAGCAAATGGTTGGGCATAATGCACCGGTTAGGTTGATGGATGTGAATCCAGGGATTAACCATATGGAATGGCGTATTCGATT GTCTGGCTTGCTCGGATTGGAAGTTAATAGGGtgcttggtggtggtgttgtgccAG GCTCGTTGATTTTGGTTGGTGGTGATCCTGGTGTGGGCAAAAGTACATTGGCATTACAG ATGGCTGCACTTATAGCAGAAAGCTGTGACGTTGGAGGAGCAGCGCCTGTGCTCTACGTATCCGGTGAAGAG AGTGTTAAGCAAATTAAAAATAGAGCAGATCAGCTGAGCATCGATACAGAGGACCTTTTCCTTTATTCAAGCACTGTTATTGAG GATATTTTAGAAAAGGTGCAACTGCTTTCCCCACGTGCTCTTGTTGTTGATTCCATTCAATCTGTGTATCTAAATGAGGTGGCTGGAAGTCCTGGCGGGTTGATGCAG GTGAAGGAATGTACTTCAGCATTGCTTCGTTTTGCAAAGAAGACAAATATCCCTGTTTTATTG ATTGGACGtgtgaacaaaaatggagaaattgCCGGACCTCGTGTTCTGGAGGACATAGTTGATGTCGTTTTATATATGGAG GGAGAAAAGCACCCATCACATCGATTGCTTCGTTCTGTTAAAAACCGTTTTGGCTCCACTGATGAG CTGGGAGTTTTTGAAATGTCAGAATCTGGACTAGAAGCTGTCTCAAATCCTAGTGAGATGTTTTTAAGTGAAGAACATTCAGATTCAGAGAACTTAGTTGGGCTTGCTGTTGCTGTAATTATCGATGGGTCTCTATCATTTCTTGTTAAAGTTCAG ACCTGGTGTTAG
- the LOC141612861 gene encoding uncharacterized protein LOC141612861, whose protein sequence is MAGDADSDAFPKIDPLSPYYLGSHDVPGAKISNIVLRRDNYDSWQKSMTFSLKSRRKFGFVDGTIKKPTVAFDLENWVVVNCTIVQWIRNMIDPSLLDNISYPDDAAILWSELKAQYAVIDGTMIHGLKTR, encoded by the coding sequence ATGGCCGGAGATGCTGACTCAGACGCCTTTCCCAAAATCGATCCTCTTAGCCCTTATTACCTTGGTTCACACGATGTTCCGGGTGCAAAAATATCAAACATTGTTCTTCGCCGCGACAACTATGATTCTTGGCAGAAATCTATGACATTTTCTCTCAAGTCTCGTCGCAAGTTCGGATTCGTTGACGGGACGATTAAGAAGCCCACTGTCGCGTTCGATCTTGAAAATTGGGTGGTTGTAAACTGCACCATCGTCCAATGGATTCGCAATATGATTGATCCAAGTTTGCTTGATAATATATCATACCCTGATGACGCTGCCATTTTATGGTCGGAACTCAAAGCACAATACGCTGTTATTGATGGAACGATGATTCACGGACTCAAAACCCGCTAA